The stretch of DNA CTGTGATTCAAGACATTATCCGCAAGATAAGAGATCAAAAACGAATCTATAAACTTAAGGAATATCGTATGAGCAGAGATTGGAGGCAATACCATAGCTAGGATTTTGTGATTGCTCTCGGTTCGGCTGCTTTTGCTTCCCACTCGCTGGACGCCAATTCTCAAACCCTAGTTCAGTACACCTTGTTAATGAAAGGTTTACTGTTTAAATATGAATGCGAACGGTGATTGGAGGTAGGCCTCCAAATTCCAATGGCATAGGCCCAAACTACAATTGGGCCCATACTTTTGATTTGATGAGGCCTTGAAAAAACTTTTATAATGGGATActtttttaggaaaaaaaaaactaataatgGGATGTATataatagatatatatatatatatatatatatgttagttattctgcacacgcgatgcgtgtgtacaatctttttttatcattatcgatgaactaaagtgaaatttgacaaattatgaagggactaaattgatatttgaattgttgaaataaaaaaaataaaaataaaaaaatgtgttgaaattgaaaaaaacaaaaaacaaaagtgtaatattagtatcatataaaggtaaaattgaaagattgtgtgttgaaattgaaaaaaaaaaacaaaaaaaaaagtgtaatattagtattatataaaggtaaaattgaaagaaaaaagtTGGTGTCCACTCTAGATAGTTATTATCATGTcttcacacttaataatatagtatagaagtatagatagtatacatatatatatatatatatatatattatataaataaaagcCACGATAAATACATTCAAATGAAGTCAGATATAATTATGttggaaattaaataagaaACTGATGCCTTAGCTAATGTATGAGTTACATGATTCACTGATCGTTTAACAAAAACAAAAGACTGAGATTGAATTTTTAACGTGACGATATTGAAATTTTCAACAATTAAAGCCTACTGAAGAAGAGTCTCGTGATGCAGATAATTAAGgggaaaaaatataaatagatCACTAAAAAACTTCTCAGATTCTCTTGTCAATGTCCATTAATCCTAAGTTCTAGTTATCATTATCTCGTTATTCTAACATGGAATTTgaaaaaattgtaaataaattcaaattatatatatatatatatatatatatatatatatatatatataaaatttatgcaCATGAAACGCATGtacttgaaaataaaagttACCGAATCAATAAGAAAATTTTCCCAAAGGTAAGTAGATCATTTTGGATTCTTTTATTTGCACAAGTTAGTGACCAaagtatattatttatttattttatcatcgtttttttttttaagtttatttttatcATCGTTGTATTCCCTATTCGTGTATTCGTCTTCTCTCTCTATGTTATGCATATGGCATTGATttctaataataaataatttatatcgTTAGAAGATTTTatatgaaaaaacatttttcaggttGGTCTTATGTGCGGCAACTTAAGATAAtaacatgaaaataaaattggagatcgagatttacgtgaaaaacccctaaaaTTATTAGAGTAAAAACTACGGACAAGATGgaaagaatttcactataatattttatggtgtacaaaCATTCATTGTATTTCCAAAGAGAATACACACTCTATTGATACATGAAAACAAACAACTCACTAATATTAAAGAACTTAACACTCAAATGCCATAAATGAGAGAAAGAACTCGATGAAAGAATACAAATAATCAGGGAAAGgagaaaatcaaataaaataaaagaaatcattaaaaaaagatTTCTCGATGGTTTTGGTGGAAGAAAAATGACTCATATCTATCAAAAGAAAGAAATACTTATAAGAAATGGTGACGGTCATGGTCTACATTTTTTACAAACGGTACAAGCCGCCTCAATGATATAAATCTGTCTCCTGTAAAATAGTTTCAAATGAGACCTAGAATGTGTCTTTAGTTTGGTATATGATTATTTAAAGATCTACTAGAAGACCAATTTGCGTCCTATTCAGTATTCAATATGCTATCATTGCAAAGGTTTTAATCTAATAAATCTTGTCTCATTCTATGCTACATCGAATGTATTGTATCcctttgtatttttttataaaaacatcGATTGATATTCCTGAGACCCCTATTTTAGTTTGAATTAACATCGATTGATGTTCTTGAAAAATAAGACATTGAGTGATGAttcgtttttattttgttatatgtttggctcaataattattataatgtattgttatattatcaaaatatattgatttattatattatttcgagaaaaaaaataaaataaaatatgtatacacacacacacacacacgaatAATTAGATAATGCTAACTGGTCGCTCACAATTTATcgataaaacaaaataaaaaacagTGGTCACTCTTAACCGCCCATTCCCCAACCTGAATCCAGTTTCTACTCTTTTCTCGACTGTCAAATCAAGAAGCCCAAGATCTCCATTTCCACTAATGGCCACCACCAATTTGCTAGCCTTCGTCCTCCTAATATCGATATCCCTCAACACCTCCGCAGGCGCACCAGTGAGCCCACCACTCCACCTCACCCTCAGAGCGTACCCGAAATCCCTCCTCGCCACCGTCCTCTCCACTCTCGGCTACGAAGAGCTCGCCGCCGCAACCGCCGACGCCAACTTCTCCTCAGTTACACCAACCACCGTCTTCGCCCCCACGTACTCCTCCCTCATCACCTGCCCCTCTTGCTCCATCCCTCTCATTCTCCAAGAGCACTCTCTCCGGGGCCTCTACTCCCTCCACTTCCTGCGCGAATTAGCATTCGGCACCAAGATCGGGACTTTCGCCCCCAACCGCTGCCTCACCGTCACCTCCTCCGCCACCTCATTGGAGCCATCCTCCGTGGGGAAAATCTTCATCAACGGCGTTGAAATCACAAAGCCGGATCTCTTCAACAACGGCCTTCTCATCATACACGGCCTCCAAGGCTTTATCTCCCACTTATCCCCATTTTCTTGCAGCATTGAAAGGATGACTTCTCTATCCTTCCCCCAGCAGCCGCCGCCCGCCTCGGCGTTCTTCATGATGCGCCAAATGCTGAAAGACTCCATGACGAGACTGCGGGTAAGCGGTTACAGTATAGTCGCTCTGGGAATGCGGGTCACGTACCCGGATCTTTCAGTCCTCGAGTCGCTTACCCTTTTCGCCATCGATGATGTTTCAATCTTCAGCGGTGGTGGAGGCCACTCCTATGTATCGAAGCTGAGGTTTCACGTCGTGCCCAATAGGATTTTGACGGCGGCTGACTTGTTTGCGCTGCCGAAGGGCACGGCGTTGCCTACCATGGAGAGTGGTCAGAATCTGGTGGTAACCAATAGCGGGAGCGGAAGCCCATTGGCGCCGTTGAGGATAAATTACGTGAAGATGAAGCAATTTGATTTGGTCCATAACAGCAGGATTGCAATCCATGGAATGTCGACGCCTTTCCGCCATGTATACTACAAGGAAATGTAATGGGTTCTAGCAGAGTTTTCAAGATTTATGATTCATCGGTGATCAAGAATCGTTTTGGATTATCATGAATTTGCGTTTCTGAATTGTAAATTTGTGTTCAACTGCGGAATAATGTGTTTACTGTGCCACTTTGTTTGAAAGATGGGATTCTAGATGATTAATTGATATAAAGTCAACAGAATTAGGATATTGAATATACACTTTTATTGAATTTGCTTTCATGAATTCTGATGTGTATTAGTCTAGAAAGTtgttcatttttgtaaatattagtcGGGCACAGTTAAAAATTGATTAAG from Primulina tabacum isolate GXHZ01 chromosome 3, ASM2559414v2, whole genome shotgun sequence encodes:
- the LOC142538824 gene encoding putative fasciclin-like arabinogalactan protein 20, which translates into the protein MATTNLLAFVLLISISLNTSAGAPVSPPLHLTLRAYPKSLLATVLSTLGYEELAAATADANFSSVTPTTVFAPTYSSLITCPSCSIPLILQEHSLRGLYSLHFLRELAFGTKIGTFAPNRCLTVTSSATSLEPSSVGKIFINGVEITKPDLFNNGLLIIHGLQGFISHLSPFSCSIERMTSLSFPQQPPPASAFFMMRQMLKDSMTRLRVSGYSIVALGMRVTYPDLSVLESLTLFAIDDVSIFSGGGGHSYVSKLRFHVVPNRILTAADLFALPKGTALPTMESGQNLVVTNSGSGSPLAPLRINYVKMKQFDLVHNSRIAIHGMSTPFRHVYYKEM